Proteins encoded together in one Coffea arabica cultivar ET-39 chromosome 2c, Coffea Arabica ET-39 HiFi, whole genome shotgun sequence window:
- the LOC113726096 gene encoding rac-like GTP-binding protein RAC13 — protein MTTARFIKCVTVGDGAVGKTCMLISYTSNTFPTDYVPTVFDNFSANVVVDGSTVNLGLWDTAGQEDYNRLRPLSYRGADVFLLAFSLISKASYENIYKKWIPELRHYSPTIPIVLVGTKLDLREDKQYLSDHPGATPISTTQGEELKKLIGAVAYVECSSKTQQNVKAVFDTAIKVALRPPKVKKKPQKRIRPCAFL, from the exons ATGACAACTGCAAGATTTATAAAGTGTGTAACAGTGGGAGATGGGGCTGTTGGAAAGACTTGCATGCTCATTTCCTATACGAGTAATACTTTTCCGACG GATTATGTTCCTACAGTTTTTGATAACTTCAGTGCCAATGTGGTGGTGGATGGTAGTACGGTGAACCTTGGCCTGTGGGATACTGCAG GTCAAGAAGATTACAACAGGCTAAGGCCGTTAAGTTATAGAGGTGCCGATGTATTTCTGCTAGCCTTTTCCCTCATTAGCAAGGCCAGCTACGAGAATATATACAAAAAG TGGATTCCAGAGTTAAGGCACTACTCGCCAACCATACCGATAGTGCTGGTGGGGACTAAACTCG ACTTAAGAGAAGACAAGCAGTACTTGAGTGATCATCCAGGCGCCACACCTATTTCAACAACCCAA GGTGAGGAATTAAAGAAATTGATTGGCGCTGTTGCATATGTCGAGTGCAGTTCAAAAACTCAACAG AATGTGAAAGCTGTGTTCGATACTGCAATAAAGGTAGCCTTGCGCCCACCTAAAGTGAAGAAAAAGCCCCAGAAGCGAATTAGGCCTTGCGCATTCCTCTAA